TTATGGAACTCTCCTGATTTTCAAACGGTAGACTCATGGCGGTAATAATGTTTAAGAATTTCACACTAATGTTGAATCCATAACGCTCATATACTGATGAGATTGGAAATTGAAACGGTAAGGAGATATCTTAAAAAGTCTGTTAAATATCTGTTCCAAACCAAAGCATTAAATACTTGAACTTCCAAGGTTTAAAGTTGGTGATCTATGTGGTTGAACCTCTGGTCAAGAAGGCGTATGAAGTTGAAAAGGAGGCAGTCTCCAGCTACTTCGATGGCCTTGCAAAAATAAGGGGCCAGGGACTAAGGTATGAGGACGTTGAAAAGGTTATTAAGAGGATAGCCATAGACACGATAGTACATAAGCATCTCATGAAGGCAATTATGGATGCCCAGGAAGAGATAAGAAAGCTTGGCGAACTCGAGACTAGAGAGGAAGATATCCCAGAGGAAAGAAAAGCCTTGATAAAGCGCTTTGCGGAGATACATTTAGAAATTGAGAAGAACATGATTGAAACCTATGAAAAGATGGCCGAAAAGATGACACATCCACTCTTTAAAGGCCTTGCAAAGGCTCTAATGGAAAACGAGAGGGAACACCACAAAATGCTCAAAGAACTTATAGATAGGTATTCCCTTTAAATTTTTCCTTTTCTAAGCATGAGGGAGTTCATGACCACACTAATGCTACTCAGAGCCATCGCAGCAGCGGCCCATTCAGGTTTAAATGTTATTCCGAGTTTTGGATAGAGTGCACCTGCTGCTACTGGTATCAGAAGTGTGTTGTAAATCATTGCCCAGAAGAAGTTCTGCCTTATTTTTGAGAGTGTTTTCTGGCTGAGTTTTATCGCCTTGATGACATCCCTTATGTCGTTTCGCATGAGCACTATGTCACCACTTTCCATAGCTATATCTGTCCCAGAGCTTACCACTATACCAACATCTGCTTGAGCTAAGGCCGGGGCATCATTTATACCATCCCCAACAAAGATTACCACTTCTCCCCTTTCTTGAAGCTTTTTCACTTCGTTAGCTTTATCTTGAGGCAATACTTCGGCTAAGACGTAATCTACATTGAGTTGCCTTGCTATTGCATTTGCAGTCCTTTTATTATCTCCTGTAATTATGCCCACTTTCTTTCCCATTCTCTGTAATTCTCTAATAACTTCCTTTGCATGCTCTTTTATTGTGTCTGCAATTCCTATGACACCAACTATCTTACCGTTTATGCCCACTATTATGGCCGTTTTTGCTTCATCTTCAAGTTTATGGAGAGTTTCTTCTATATTATTATTTGTGACATATCCATTCTCTTCGAATAACCTCCTATTCCCAGCTAAGACTTCTTTTCCTTGCACCTTAGCTCTAATACCCTTTCCAGTAATAACCTCAAACTGTTCAGGTTCTTCCAGCTTCAAGCCAAGCTCTCGAGCTTTTCTAACTATAGCTTCTCCCAATGGATGTTCTGAACGCTTTTCGGCAGATGCTACTAATTTTAAAAGATCTTTCTCATTTATGCCAAAGGCTAGTATATCTGTAACTTCTGGCTTCCCCTTGGTTAAGGTTCCTGTCTTATCAAAGAGTACTGTCGTGGCCTTTCTTGCTATCTCTAAGACTTCCCCGTTTTTAATAAGGATACCAATCTCAGCCCCCTTACCAATCCCAACTGTTAAAGCAGTTGGAGTTGCCAGTCCAAAGGCACAAGGACACGCTACAACTAAGACGGTTATTAGTGTAGTAAATGCAAAGAGAAATGGTTCTTTCGCTATGAAATACCAGTAAATAAATGATAGAAGCCCAATTACAAGAACTGCTGGTATAAAGTATGTTACTATCTTGTCTGCTATCCTCTGTATTGGTGGTTTTGCATTTTGTGCCTCTTCAACGAGCTTAATTATTTGAGCTAGAATCGTGTCTCTACCAACCCTTTTTGCTTCAATTTTCAGGACAGAGTTCTTATTTATGGTTCCTCCGATCACCTCATCTCCTTTTTTCTTTAACTTCGGAATTGATTCTCCTGTAATCATTGATTCATCAACATAACTTTCACCTTCAATGACAATCCCATCAACAGGTATTCTTTCTCCGGGTTTTACTATCACTATGTCTCCTACTCTAACTTTAGTTATGGGAATCTGTACTTCCCTTCCGGCCCTAATTACAGTTGCTTTTTTAGCTTGGAGAGCCATGAGTTTTTTAATTGCCTCACTTGTTCTACCTTTTGCCACATATTCCAAGTATCTCCCAAGGAGCAGAAATGCCAGTAAGAGCACACTTGCTTCGTAGAAGTTGTATTCTTTAGGAAGTATGCCGACCGTTGCAAGTACGCTGGCAATATACGCCGAACCCACACCAATTGAGTACATCACGTCCATATTAAGGACTTTGTGTCTCAAAGACGTGGCAGCTTTTAAAAATATCTCTTTGCCTGAATACATTATTACTGGAGTTGCTAAGATAAACTCTACCCAGAGCAGATGTGGGATTTCAAAGTCTAAGCCGAAAAGCCATTTATAAGTTAAGAGAGTTATTATTCCTCCAAATACCCAAGCGACAATGAGTTTGCGTTTCATGTCATTTAAAAGTTTTTCTCTTACTTCTTTTTCTATATCGATACTTTTTTCATCTTCAATTCCCAAAAATTTATATCCGAACTCTTCTATGGTCTTTTTTATGTCATTTATGTCAACTAAAGTTGGATTGTAGCTGATAGAGGCTTTTTCAGTAGCAAAATTTACCTTGACATCTAACACTCCTGGTAATTCTTTCAACGCTGTCTCTATTGTTCTTGCACATGAGACACATGTCATGCCTCCAATTCTTATTGTTCCATCTTTTCTTTCTCTAACCACGCTATAGCCAATGCTCTCTATTGCTCTGATAATATCTGCTATGCTTACCTTTGACTCGTCGAAGATAATGTAGGCACTTTCCGTTGCTAAATTTACCCTCACGTCTTTTACTCCCCTCAATTCTTTAACTGTTCGCTCTATAGCTTTAGCACATGATGCACAGGTCATTCCGGTAATCTTAATATTTACTTCCAAGTGTGTTCACCTCAGGTACATACTCTATTGGAAACATTATTGGCATTATTCTTGACAAGGTGTAAATCAAATATAAGAAAATTTTTATAGTTTGGAAACATAGTATCACTGGTGAAAAGATGATAAGGCTGGATGGACTTGACTTGAAACTTATATACCTTTTAATGGAAAACTCTCGACTAAGTATTTCAGAACTAGCTGAACGTCTAGGTGTTAGCAGGCCGACAGTAAAGTCAAGACTGGAGAGATTGGAGAAGGAAGGTGTAATTAAACGTTATACTATAAAACTCAATCCTGAACTTCAAAGAGCCAAAAATATAGTGATCTTAATAATTGAAACAGAAAAACCGAATAAACTTCATGAATTTGAAGAAATAATTGAGATAAATAGGTTTGCAAGTAGGAAATATCTTGTAAAAGTTGCGGTTGAAGACATGAAGGATCTCAAGAACATCATAGAAAAACCCGAGTTTGAAGTGCTTGAGATAATGCCTATTCTCGAGAGCATCGAAAAAGAATATGTTCCCAAGGTTAAGGTGTCTTTTAAATGTGATTATTGTGGTAAGGAAATAGTTGGAGAACCAATAATCTACAAGTATCGTAACAAAGTCTACTTCTTCTGTTGTGAAACCTGTCTAAGGGAGTTCAAAAGAGCTAGAAAGAACTTAGAAAAATCCAAAAAGGAACAAGAGATAAATCACACTCACTATCACCAAAATAACTCCCATAGCTAAGTCCCCTCTCCCTGTGAATCTCGAGAGTCTGTCAACAGTTTCCGCTATCCTCCGATGTTTTCTTCCATAATGAAAGCCTAACGTAACGACAAGAAGAGGAACTATGAATATAACATTATACAACACTAAAAGGGCGACCTTAGTCGTGAGATTAAAACTCTGAGATAGTATTGATGTTATGAGTAAATATGGTGGCAATGTACATATCAGAGCTAAAAACGGCATTATAACACCAACTCCGAATGCACTTATTGGTGAAGTTGCTTTCTCCAATACCTTATTACTTTTTTCTCTTAGAGGATTTTGAAGGGTCATGTTTATTAATCCGAAAGACTTGAAAATCTTGTAAAAGCCTACAAATAAGCTGAATGCTACCACAACGTAGCTTAAAAATCCAAAGCTCCGGTGGAGCTTAATTAGACCCAGTCCGATGATTAGGTATCCAATAAAGACACCAGCAGTGAAGGAAAGGCCAATTCTCAGGATCTTTCGTTCATCAATAATAGCTATCATGGACAGCAAAAACACGATCATCAGAAACACTACGGGTCGGAGAGAGTTTAACAGACCAAAAACGATAATTGGAAGCATGATCTCCCTGGTATCAAACTCTTTAAGTTCCATTGCATATGCACTTGAGGAGAAAACCAGAGTAAAAAGCACAAGAGTTATCCAGAACAGCTTTCTTTTCACTGCTCTCCACCTCAATGCTTCATTGAAGGTGGGCCTTTTCTTACAATTTTTACCGTTGAGTTATCAAGCGG
The window above is part of the Pyrococcus sp. NA2 genome. Proteins encoded here:
- a CDS encoding TRASH domain-containing protein, which encodes MIRLDGLDLKLIYLLMENSRLSISELAERLGVSRPTVKSRLERLEKEGVIKRYTIKLNPELQRAKNIVILIIETEKPNKLHEFEEIIEINRFASRKYLVKVAVEDMKDLKNIIEKPEFEVLEIMPILESIEKEYVPKVKVSFKCDYCGKEIVGEPIIYKYRNKVYFFCCETCLREFKRARKNLEKSKKEQEINHTHYHQNNSHS
- a CDS encoding ferritin family protein, whose amino-acid sequence is MIYVVEPLVKKAYEVEKEAVSSYFDGLAKIRGQGLRYEDVEKVIKRIAIDTIVHKHLMKAIMDAQEEIRKLGELETREEDIPEERKALIKRFAEIHLEIEKNMIETYEKMAEKMTHPLFKGLAKALMENEREHHKMLKELIDRYSL
- a CDS encoding heavy metal translocating P-type ATPase — translated: MEVNIKITGMTCASCAKAIERTVKELRGVKDVRVNLATESAYIIFDESKVSIADIIRAIESIGYSVVRERKDGTIRIGGMTCVSCARTIETALKELPGVLDVKVNFATEKASISYNPTLVDINDIKKTIEEFGYKFLGIEDEKSIDIEKEVREKLLNDMKRKLIVAWVFGGIITLLTYKWLFGLDFEIPHLLWVEFILATPVIMYSGKEIFLKAATSLRHKVLNMDVMYSIGVGSAYIASVLATVGILPKEYNFYEASVLLLAFLLLGRYLEYVAKGRTSEAIKKLMALQAKKATVIRAGREVQIPITKVRVGDIVIVKPGERIPVDGIVIEGESYVDESMITGESIPKLKKKGDEVIGGTINKNSVLKIEAKRVGRDTILAQIIKLVEEAQNAKPPIQRIADKIVTYFIPAVLVIGLLSFIYWYFIAKEPFLFAFTTLITVLVVACPCAFGLATPTALTVGIGKGAEIGILIKNGEVLEIARKATTVLFDKTGTLTKGKPEVTDILAFGINEKDLLKLVASAEKRSEHPLGEAIVRKARELGLKLEEPEQFEVITGKGIRAKVQGKEVLAGNRRLFEENGYVTNNNIEETLHKLEDEAKTAIIVGINGKIVGVIGIADTIKEHAKEVIRELQRMGKKVGIITGDNKRTANAIARQLNVDYVLAEVLPQDKANEVKKLQERGEVVIFVGDGINDAPALAQADVGIVVSSGTDIAMESGDIVLMRNDIRDVIKAIKLSQKTLSKIRQNFFWAMIYNTLLIPVAAGALYPKLGITFKPEWAAAAMALSSISVVMNSLMLRKGKI
- a CDS encoding cytochrome c biogenesis protein encodes the protein MKRKLFWITLVLFTLVFSSSAYAMELKEFDTREIMLPIIVFGLLNSLRPVVFLMIVFLLSMIAIIDERKILRIGLSFTAGVFIGYLIIGLGLIKLHRSFGFLSYVVVAFSLFVGFYKIFKSFGLINMTLQNPLREKSNKVLEKATSPISAFGVGVIMPFLALICTLPPYLLITSILSQSFNLTTKVALLVLYNVIFIVPLLVVTLGFHYGRKHRRIAETVDRLSRFTGRGDLAMGVILVIVSVIYLLFLFGFF